A single region of the Acuticoccus sediminis genome encodes:
- a CDS encoding DUF5682 family protein, whose product MQTDLWSDRGAAYFGIRHHGPGSARRLVEALDALRPTVVLIEGPSDLTPLLPMLASEAMVPPVALLAYPADDPGAASFWPFAVFSPEYQAARWAVAAGVPVRFIDLPVAWRHAPAEPGKADAGAEPDEASAGDEAAPDAAVDEAERDPIGLLARAAGYEDGESFWRDVIEENPEPGEIFEAVADAMTALRGDGPPPDRFEARREAHMRLEIASAVKASDGPVAVVCGAWHVPALRTWHAAKDDRALLKGAPRRRIAATWAPWTSPRLAVASGYGAGVVAPGWCRHLWESPRGEIATRWLARTAWALRSAGHLVSTASLIEAERLAVALSALRGKPQPGFEELREATVACLMGGQTALWSTIADPLLVGTEVGSIPDDVPLAPLLDDLARQQKTARLKPEALDRELSLDLRSESGLFRSTLLHRLDALGVGWGELQDPGRSRGTFRERWVLRWEPEHAVALVENLVYGPTIEKAAAGRLAAQMGEAHDLGRLAELVLQAMTAQLPDASARGIALIGERAGVTGDGLEMLAALPPLADVVRYGKARATATDQLAALFDKIAVQAALALGYAVRNLDAEAAAAMRAAVEAADGAVRLLGSDALADWNAALATVSASAAASRLVAGLATRLLYESEAMSSEDAVAHVARMLSPGTPIADAAAYFAGFFEGAGQRLLFDADLRACVDGWLTALEAEAFTAHLPLFRRVFGRLDRTERRRLMDVLFGAGGSGLRGLRPATDAETRWPAHHAMLTALLKKGAPDGR is encoded by the coding sequence GTGCAGACCGACCTCTGGTCCGATCGCGGCGCCGCCTACTTCGGCATCCGTCACCACGGGCCGGGCTCGGCCCGGCGCCTCGTCGAGGCGTTGGACGCGCTGCGTCCGACGGTCGTCCTCATCGAGGGGCCCAGCGACCTGACGCCGCTCCTGCCGATGCTGGCCAGCGAGGCGATGGTCCCGCCGGTGGCCCTCCTCGCCTACCCGGCCGACGATCCGGGCGCCGCGTCGTTCTGGCCGTTCGCGGTCTTCTCGCCGGAATACCAGGCGGCGCGGTGGGCGGTCGCGGCCGGCGTCCCGGTGCGGTTCATCGACCTCCCCGTCGCGTGGCGGCACGCCCCGGCCGAGCCGGGCAAGGCTGACGCCGGAGCCGAACCGGACGAGGCGAGCGCCGGGGACGAGGCGGCCCCGGACGCCGCGGTCGACGAGGCCGAGCGCGACCCCATCGGCCTCCTCGCCCGGGCCGCCGGCTACGAGGACGGCGAGAGCTTCTGGCGCGACGTCATCGAGGAGAACCCGGAGCCCGGCGAGATCTTCGAGGCGGTCGCGGACGCCATGACCGCGCTGCGCGGGGACGGCCCGCCGCCCGACCGCTTCGAGGCCCGACGCGAGGCCCACATGCGCCTCGAGATCGCCAGCGCGGTGAAGGCGTCGGACGGGCCCGTCGCGGTGGTCTGCGGCGCGTGGCACGTCCCGGCACTGAGGACCTGGCACGCTGCCAAGGACGACCGCGCGCTGCTGAAGGGCGCTCCCAGGCGCAGGATCGCCGCCACATGGGCCCCCTGGACGTCGCCCCGGCTTGCCGTCGCGAGCGGCTACGGCGCGGGCGTCGTCGCGCCGGGCTGGTGCCGCCACCTCTGGGAGTCGCCGCGCGGCGAGATCGCGACGCGCTGGCTCGCCCGGACCGCCTGGGCGCTGCGGTCGGCCGGGCACCTCGTCTCCACCGCCTCGCTGATCGAGGCGGAGCGGCTGGCGGTGGCGCTGTCGGCCCTGCGCGGCAAGCCGCAGCCGGGGTTCGAGGAGCTGCGCGAGGCCACCGTCGCCTGCCTCATGGGCGGCCAGACGGCGCTCTGGTCCACCATCGCCGACCCGCTCCTCGTCGGCACGGAGGTCGGTTCGATCCCCGACGACGTGCCGCTCGCGCCGCTGCTCGACGATCTCGCCCGGCAGCAGAAGACGGCACGGCTGAAGCCCGAGGCGCTGGACCGCGAGCTGTCGCTGGACCTGCGTTCGGAGTCCGGCCTCTTCCGTTCGACCCTCCTGCACCGGCTGGACGCGCTCGGCGTCGGGTGGGGCGAGCTGCAGGACCCCGGCCGCAGCCGCGGCACGTTCCGCGAGCGCTGGGTGCTGCGCTGGGAGCCGGAACACGCCGTCGCCCTGGTGGAGAACCTCGTCTACGGTCCGACGATCGAGAAGGCGGCCGCCGGACGGCTCGCCGCGCAGATGGGCGAGGCCCACGACCTCGGACGCCTCGCGGAACTGGTCCTCCAGGCGATGACCGCCCAGCTCCCGGACGCCAGCGCCCGCGGCATCGCGCTCATCGGCGAGCGGGCCGGCGTGACCGGCGACGGCCTCGAGATGCTCGCCGCCCTGCCGCCGCTCGCCGACGTCGTGCGCTACGGCAAGGCCCGCGCCACCGCGACGGACCAACTCGCCGCGCTGTTCGACAAGATCGCCGTGCAGGCGGCGCTCGCGCTCGGCTACGCCGTGCGCAATCTCGATGCGGAGGCGGCCGCCGCCATGCGCGCCGCCGTCGAGGCGGCGGACGGCGCCGTCCGTCTCCTCGGCTCCGACGCCCTCGCCGACTGGAACGCGGCCCTCGCCACCGTCAGCGCCTCGGCCGCCGCGAGCCGCCTCGTCGCCGGCCTCGCGACGCGGCTCCTCTATGAGTCGGAGGCGATGTCGTCGGAGGACGCGGTCGCGCACGTCGCGCGCATGCTCTCGCCGGGCACGCCCATCGCCGACGCCGCCGCCTACTTCGCCGGCTTCTTCGAGGGCGCCGGCCAGCGCCTCCTTTTCGATGCCGACCTCAGGGCGTGCGTCGACGGCTGGCTGACGGCGCTCGAGGCCGAGGCGTTCACCGCGCACCTCCCCCTCTTCCGCCGCGTCTTCGGCCGCCTCGACCGGACCGAGCGGCGGCGCCTGATGGACGTTCTCTTCGGCGCCGGCGGATCGGGCCTCCGCGGCCTTCGCCCCGCGACGGACGCGGAGACGCGCTGGCCGGCACACCACGCGATGCTGACCGCGCTCCTGAAGAAAGGCGCTCCCGATGGCCGATGA
- a CDS encoding SWIM zinc finger family protein: MLLTHDAIASLAPDQKALTAARGQMKPAKWPVRERADDRALVWGECQGSGANPYRTVVDAATLGYKCTCPSRKFPCKHVLALMWMFVDDPALFQPAVTPEWVAEWLGRRRRAGPAAVTSGGGKSLAAASLEPDAAAADPKAEARRIAAAEKRAGETRAALFQAIDDVEGWIADQLRTGLGAFIEDAPDRCRAIAARMVDGKAAALAGRIDEIPARLLLRPVEERLDAAVAELGKVVILAHAFRAAPEDPELRRLVSTAETRESVLEAAGTLRVRAAWEVLGERISTRRDGMVMQESWLLNLGEGPRFSVLLDFFPASAGRRGSAFSNGDRFEGELAFYPARVPLRALIADRTPLAGDADWPATPAAPDPLAAVAAANDAAPWLTRVPLLLPPGRLLAGGKAFWWQSADGGAALPLADPPPPAVRGMALAAAAGVWDAGRLTLLAAQTDWGRIALDG; encoded by the coding sequence ATGCTGCTGACGCACGACGCAATCGCCTCCCTCGCCCCCGACCAGAAGGCGCTGACGGCGGCGCGCGGGCAAATGAAGCCCGCCAAATGGCCCGTCCGCGAGAGGGCCGATGACCGCGCGCTGGTGTGGGGCGAGTGCCAGGGTTCCGGCGCCAACCCGTACCGTACGGTCGTCGATGCGGCGACGCTCGGCTACAAGTGCACCTGCCCCTCGCGCAAGTTCCCCTGCAAGCACGTTCTGGCGCTGATGTGGATGTTCGTCGACGATCCGGCGCTCTTCCAGCCGGCCGTCACGCCGGAGTGGGTGGCCGAATGGCTCGGCCGCCGCCGCAGGGCCGGACCGGCTGCCGTCACATCCGGCGGCGGCAAGAGCCTCGCTGCCGCCTCTCTGGAGCCGGACGCGGCGGCCGCCGACCCGAAGGCCGAGGCGCGCCGCATCGCGGCGGCGGAGAAGCGCGCCGGCGAGACCCGCGCCGCCCTCTTCCAAGCGATCGATGACGTCGAGGGCTGGATCGCCGATCAGCTCCGCACCGGCCTCGGCGCCTTCATCGAGGACGCGCCGGACCGCTGCCGCGCCATCGCCGCGCGGATGGTCGACGGCAAGGCCGCCGCGCTCGCCGGCCGCATCGACGAGATTCCCGCCCGCCTCCTCCTCCGACCGGTCGAGGAGCGGCTCGACGCGGCGGTCGCCGAGCTCGGCAAGGTCGTCATCCTCGCCCACGCCTTCCGCGCCGCACCCGAGGACCCGGAGCTGCGCCGGCTCGTCTCCACGGCCGAGACGCGCGAGTCGGTGCTGGAGGCGGCCGGGACCTTGCGCGTGCGGGCCGCGTGGGAGGTGCTGGGCGAGCGCATCTCCACCCGCCGCGACGGGATGGTGATGCAGGAGAGCTGGCTCCTCAACCTCGGCGAAGGGCCACGCTTCTCCGTGCTCCTCGACTTCTTCCCGGCGTCGGCTGGCCGCCGCGGCTCGGCGTTCTCGAACGGGGACCGGTTCGAGGGTGAGCTCGCGTTCTACCCGGCCCGTGTGCCGCTCAGGGCGCTTATCGCCGACCGCACGCCCCTCGCGGGCGATGCCGACTGGCCGGCCACGCCCGCCGCCCCGGATCCGCTCGCGGCCGTCGCGGCTGCGAACGATGCCGCGCCGTGGCTGACGCGCGTCCCGCTGCTGCTGCCGCCCGGCCGTCTCCTCGCCGGCGGCAAAGCGTTCTGGTGGCAGAGCGCCGACGGAGGCGCCGCCCTGCCGCTCGCCGATCCGCCGCCGCCGGCCGTCCGCGGCATGGCGCTCGCCGCCGCGGCCGGGGTATGGGACGCGGGCCGCCTCACGCTCCTCGCCGCGCAGACGGACTGGGGCCGGATCGCGCTCGATGGATGA
- a CDS encoding NIPSNAP family protein — MIYEERDYHVKPGKLAEFVNLYKTYGVEIQKKYLGTFIGYFTSEIGELNHVVALWGYEGLDDRLARRRAMLADPEWQDYMRRVDGLLAQQNSRVLLPTDFSPLQ, encoded by the coding sequence ATGATCTACGAAGAACGCGACTACCACGTGAAGCCCGGCAAACTCGCCGAGTTCGTCAACCTCTACAAGACCTACGGCGTCGAGATTCAGAAGAAGTATCTCGGCACGTTCATCGGCTACTTCACGTCCGAGATCGGCGAGCTCAACCACGTCGTCGCGCTCTGGGGTTACGAGGGGCTCGACGACCGCCTGGCCCGCCGGCGCGCCATGCTCGCGGACCCCGAGTGGCAGGACTACATGCGCCGCGTCGACGGTCTCCTCGCCCAGCAGAACTCGCGCGTGCTGCTCCCGACCGACTTCTCGCCGCTGCAGTAG
- a CDS encoding ATP-binding protein, protein MSDILRRPAEVTTADELAALKASDDRPRPTGWMLSPQAVVTYLMGGRTADGTEIGAKYVGDRRIIETAVATLATDRALLLLGVPGTAKSWVSEHLAAAISGDSTLLIQCTAGTDENQVRYGWNYARLLAHGPSREALVPTPLLRAMENGKLCRLEELTRMGSDVQDTLITVLSEKMLPIPELNTSVYATRGFNVIATANDRDKGVNDLSAALKRRFNVVVLPLPNDMEQEIAIVARRVAESATALELPAPKNVAEEVARVLSIFRELRGGETLDGKTTLKTPSSTLSTAEAIAVMIGGLSHAAFFNDGILSAEGLAPNVLGAVVKDPVQDRAVLAEYLETVLRQRRDYADYYATLTELL, encoded by the coding sequence TTGAGCGATATCCTGAGGCGACCCGCCGAGGTCACCACCGCCGACGAGCTCGCGGCCCTGAAGGCATCCGACGACAGGCCGAGGCCCACCGGGTGGATGCTCTCGCCCCAGGCCGTCGTCACCTACCTCATGGGCGGGCGGACGGCGGACGGGACCGAGATCGGCGCGAAGTATGTCGGCGACCGGCGCATCATCGAGACGGCCGTCGCGACGCTCGCGACCGACCGCGCGCTCCTGCTCCTCGGTGTGCCGGGCACCGCGAAGTCCTGGGTCTCCGAGCACCTGGCGGCGGCGATCAGCGGCGATTCCACGCTGCTCATCCAGTGCACCGCCGGCACCGACGAGAACCAGGTGCGCTACGGCTGGAACTACGCCCGGCTCCTCGCCCACGGCCCGAGCCGCGAGGCGCTCGTTCCGACGCCGCTCCTGCGCGCCATGGAGAACGGCAAGCTCTGCCGCCTCGAGGAGCTGACACGCATGGGCAGCGACGTGCAGGACACGCTGATCACCGTCCTGTCGGAGAAGATGCTGCCGATCCCCGAGCTCAACACCTCCGTCTACGCGACGCGCGGCTTCAACGTGATCGCGACGGCGAACGACCGGGACAAGGGCGTCAACGACCTCTCGGCGGCGCTGAAGCGGCGCTTCAACGTGGTGGTCCTGCCGCTCCCGAACGACATGGAGCAGGAGATCGCCATCGTGGCCAGGCGCGTCGCCGAGAGCGCCACCGCTCTGGAGCTGCCCGCGCCGAAGAACGTCGCCGAGGAGGTTGCGCGGGTGCTCTCCATCTTCCGCGAGCTGCGCGGCGGCGAGACCCTCGACGGCAAGACGACGCTGAAGACCCCGAGCAGCACGCTCTCCACCGCCGAGGCGATCGCGGTGATGATCGGGGGCCTCTCCCACGCGGCGTTCTTCAACGACGGCATCCTGTCCGCCGAGGGGCTCGCCCCGAACGTCCTCGGCGCCGTCGTCAAGGATCCAGTGCAGGACCGCGCGGTGCTCGCCGAATACCTCGAGACGGTGCTCCGCCAGCGCCGCGACTACGCCGACTACTACGCGACGCTGACCGAGCTGCTCTAG
- a CDS encoding DUF5691 domain-containing protein, whose product MDDLAAALDAMKARWMVGGSAAAAAPAGWDGGDGDATLLAIACQAEAVAFRPAAPTGLAASPPLPRLTLPTLPDGLRGAFRRLVSAKGIRSPERGAILTLLANRGYSVHPADLMPAEGDPGVPAVYAPWRAWSAGTTAPADALTDATWDDVPPAERRAALAALRRSDPAEARRLVTAHAGKEAADGRLALVSILETGLRAEDKPALEAFLSDRSGKVRTVAETLLARLGAVSDGEAAGELAAFYAVETRDRRVLVRSRTLKTSAQRQRRWGLAERVTLTGFAKALGLGVAELVDAFVIDDTAVDFIATVARTGDHASVAALAERALAATAPRLLAPLFDRLGDDARSALLPALLAAGGLDVAAEVCRADFGSVPAGTLRRAPEIAQLIQSAKDLMDPKAAQAASIRLATGLLPLGLLADQDAARRLVLAFTDASLSPSDPSLALLAFNARLPRRDP is encoded by the coding sequence ATGGATGATCTCGCCGCCGCACTCGACGCCATGAAGGCACGCTGGATGGTGGGCGGCTCGGCCGCCGCCGCCGCGCCCGCCGGCTGGGACGGCGGCGACGGGGACGCGACCCTCCTCGCCATTGCCTGCCAGGCCGAGGCCGTGGCCTTCCGTCCCGCCGCGCCGACCGGGCTCGCCGCGTCGCCGCCGCTGCCGCGCCTGACCCTGCCGACGCTGCCGGACGGCCTGCGCGGCGCGTTCCGCCGGCTGGTCTCGGCGAAGGGGATCAGGTCGCCGGAGCGCGGCGCGATCCTCACTTTGCTGGCGAACCGGGGCTACAGCGTCCATCCGGCTGACCTGATGCCCGCCGAGGGCGACCCTGGCGTCCCCGCGGTCTACGCTCCCTGGCGCGCCTGGAGCGCTGGCACCACCGCACCGGCCGATGCGCTGACCGATGCGACGTGGGACGACGTGCCCCCCGCCGAACGGCGTGCCGCGCTGGCGGCGCTGCGCCGCTCCGACCCGGCCGAAGCGCGGCGGCTCGTCACCGCGCACGCCGGCAAGGAGGCCGCGGACGGGCGTCTCGCCCTCGTCTCGATCCTCGAGACGGGCCTCCGCGCCGAGGACAAGCCGGCCCTCGAGGCCTTCCTTTCCGACCGGTCGGGCAAGGTGCGGACGGTGGCCGAGACGCTGCTCGCCCGGCTCGGCGCCGTATCCGATGGCGAGGCGGCCGGCGAGCTCGCCGCGTTCTACGCGGTGGAGACGCGCGACCGGCGCGTCCTCGTGCGGTCCCGGACACTGAAGACGTCCGCCCAGCGCCAGCGCCGCTGGGGCCTCGCGGAGCGCGTAACGCTCACCGGCTTCGCGAAGGCGCTCGGCCTCGGTGTGGCCGAGCTCGTCGACGCCTTCGTGATCGACGACACGGCGGTCGACTTCATCGCCACTGTCGCGCGCACCGGCGATCACGCGAGCGTCGCCGCGCTCGCCGAACGGGCGCTCGCAGCGACCGCGCCGCGCCTGCTCGCGCCGCTGTTCGACCGTCTCGGCGACGATGCGCGCAGCGCCCTCCTCCCGGCGCTGCTCGCGGCGGGTGGCCTCGACGTCGCGGCAGAGGTCTGCCGCGCGGATTTCGGCTCCGTACCGGCCGGAACGCTGCGGCGGGCGCCGGAGATCGCGCAGCTCATCCAGTCGGCCAAGGATCTCATGGACCCCAAGGCCGCACAGGCCGCGTCCATCCGCCTCGCGACCGGGCTACTTCCTCTCGGCCTTCTCGCCGACCAGGACGCGGCGCGGCGCCTCGTCCTCGCCTTCACCGACGCCAGCCTGTCGCCGTCCGACCCCAGCCTCGCCCTCTTGGCGTTCAACGCCCGACTGCCCCGGAGAGACCCTTGA
- a CDS encoding VWA domain-containing protein: protein MADERERRWKLALGGDDEGLDAPDVRLSRALTALYNPDDEGARRGGLKRSAPSVARWLGDIREFFPASVVQVVQKDAFERMGLKEMLLQPEFLQAVEADVNLVADLMSLRGVMPEKTRDTARQVIAKVVAELMERLERRTAEALRGAVDRSRRTTRPRFADIDWPRTIRANLAQYQPAYGTVVPERLVGFMRRQRRIVDLDEVILCVDQSGSMAASVVYASIFAAVMASLPVVSTRLVCFDTSVLDLTDDLADPVEVLFGVQLGGGTDINQAVAYCEERIERPAKAHLVMITDLHEGGDSLSLVARIRRLKSIGVNVIVLLALSDQGRPAYDARLAGIVAGYGIPVFACTPDQFPSLMAAALRREDVLAWAAGEDIKAVRPEDPPAEES, encoded by the coding sequence ATGGCCGATGAACGCGAGCGGCGCTGGAAGCTCGCCCTCGGCGGCGACGACGAGGGGCTCGATGCCCCCGACGTCCGCCTCTCCAGAGCCCTAACCGCCCTCTACAATCCGGACGACGAGGGCGCGCGCCGCGGCGGCCTCAAACGCTCCGCCCCCTCGGTCGCGCGGTGGCTGGGCGACATCCGCGAGTTCTTCCCGGCAAGCGTCGTCCAGGTCGTCCAGAAGGACGCGTTCGAGCGGATGGGGCTGAAGGAGATGCTCCTGCAGCCCGAATTCCTGCAGGCGGTGGAGGCGGACGTGAACCTCGTCGCCGACCTCATGTCGCTGCGCGGCGTGATGCCGGAGAAGACCCGGGACACCGCGCGACAGGTCATCGCCAAGGTCGTCGCGGAGCTGATGGAGCGGCTGGAGCGGCGCACAGCCGAGGCCCTGCGCGGTGCCGTCGACCGCTCGCGGCGCACCACGCGCCCGCGCTTCGCCGACATCGACTGGCCGCGCACGATCCGCGCGAACCTCGCCCAGTACCAGCCGGCCTACGGCACGGTCGTACCGGAGCGGCTCGTCGGCTTCATGCGACGCCAGCGGCGCATCGTCGACCTCGACGAGGTGATCCTGTGCGTCGACCAGTCGGGGTCGATGGCGGCCTCCGTGGTCTACGCGTCGATCTTCGCCGCGGTGATGGCCTCGCTGCCTGTGGTCTCCACGCGGCTCGTCTGCTTCGACACCTCCGTCCTCGACCTGACCGATGACCTCGCGGACCCGGTGGAGGTCCTGTTCGGCGTTCAGCTCGGCGGCGGGACGGACATCAACCAGGCGGTCGCCTATTGCGAGGAGCGGATCGAGCGTCCGGCGAAGGCGCACCTCGTCATGATCACCGACCTCCACGAAGGCGGCGACAGCCTGTCGCTCGTCGCCCGGATCCGCCGCCTCAAGTCGATCGGCGTCAACGTGATCGTGCTGCTCGCACTCTCCGACCAGGGCCGCCCCGCGTACGATGCGCGCCTCGCCGGGATCGTCGCCGGCTACGGCATCCCCGTCTTCGCCTGCACGCCGGACCAGTTCCCGTCGTTGATGGCGGCGGCGTTGCGGCGCGAGGACGTCCTCGCCTGGGCCGCCGGCGAGGACATCAAGGCCGTCCGTCCCGAGGACCCGCCCGCCGAAGAATCATGA
- a CDS encoding thiamine pyrophosphate-dependent dehydrogenase E1 component subunit alpha encodes MRNAPSPEDHLEMYRRMCLVRELEEELGRLHKKGRTRGPIHRCDGQEAVGVGVTAALGLADKVTTTHRGHAVYIGKGMEPGPVVAEILGRATGACGGRAGHMLIADASLGMIGGNAIVGAGIPAATGMALSAQVRGTNEVAVTVFGDGASQTGICHEAMNMAGLWKLPVVFVLEHNHYGLTVPTEVQSAVDDFALRAPGYGMPVETVDGNDAVAVYRATADMADRARRGEGPGLIVANTYRVEGFSTSDMGGYQDPEVIAKWREHDPIRIAFDALEPTFGAERLTEMREAAAREIAEAFEAAFEAPFPTFAVDAASAPYTAAQN; translated from the coding sequence GTGCGCAATGCCCCATCCCCCGAGGATCACCTCGAGATGTACCGCCGCATGTGCCTCGTCCGGGAACTGGAGGAAGAGCTCGGCCGGCTCCACAAGAAGGGCAGGACGCGCGGCCCCATCCACCGCTGCGACGGGCAGGAAGCGGTCGGTGTCGGCGTCACCGCCGCCCTCGGCCTCGCCGACAAGGTGACGACGACCCACCGCGGCCACGCCGTCTATATCGGCAAGGGCATGGAGCCCGGCCCCGTGGTGGCGGAGATCCTCGGCCGCGCCACCGGCGCGTGCGGCGGGCGCGCGGGGCACATGCTGATCGCCGACGCGTCCCTCGGCATGATCGGTGGCAACGCCATCGTGGGCGCCGGCATTCCCGCCGCGACCGGCATGGCCCTTTCGGCCCAGGTGCGCGGCACCAACGAGGTGGCGGTCACCGTCTTCGGCGACGGAGCCTCGCAGACCGGCATCTGCCACGAGGCGATGAACATGGCCGGCCTCTGGAAGCTGCCCGTCGTCTTCGTCCTCGAGCACAACCACTACGGCCTCACGGTCCCGACCGAGGTGCAGTCGGCGGTGGACGACTTCGCCCTGCGCGCACCCGGCTACGGCATGCCGGTCGAGACCGTCGACGGCAACGACGCCGTCGCCGTCTATCGCGCGACCGCCGACATGGCCGACCGCGCCCGCCGCGGCGAGGGCCCCGGCCTGATCGTCGCCAACACCTATCGCGTCGAGGGTTTCTCCACGTCGGACATGGGCGGCTACCAGGACCCGGAGGTGATCGCGAAGTGGCGCGAGCACGACCCGATCCGCATCGCCTTCGACGCGCTGGAGCCGACCTTCGGCGCCGAGCGCCTCACCGAGATGCGCGAGGCCGCCGCCCGTGAGATTGCCGAGGCGTTCGAGGCCGCCTTCGAGGCCCCGTTCCCAACCTTCGCCGTCGACGCCGCGTCGGCCCCGTACACCGCAGCACAGAACTGA